Proteins found in one Magnolia sinica isolate HGM2019 chromosome 5, MsV1, whole genome shotgun sequence genomic segment:
- the LOC131245407 gene encoding 17.8 kDa class I heat shock protein-like — MSIIPSIFGRRSYDAFSLDLWDPFDRFPFNSLATANRNSETAAFANTQIDWKETPEAHVFKADLPGLKKEEVKVEVEEGKVLQISGERSKESEEKNDKWHRIERSSGKFLRRFRLPENSKVEEVKAAMENGVLTVTVPKQEVKKPDVKGIEISG; from the coding sequence ATGTCGATCATTCCATCAATCTTCGGTCGCCGAAGCTACGATGCCTTCTCTCTTGATCTATGGGATCCTTTCGATCGCTTTCCCTTCAACTCCCTTGCAACAGCGAACCGAAACAGCGAGACTGCTGCATTTGCAAATACCCAAATAGACTGGAAAGAGACGCCAGAAGCCCATGTATTCAAGGCAGATCTTCCAGGGCtgaagaaagaggaagtcaaggtGGAGGTTGAAGAGGGCAAGGTCCTCCAGATCAGCGGAGAGAGGAGCAAAGAATCGGAAGAGAAGAACGACAAGTGGCACCGTATAGAGAGGAGTAGCGGCAAGTTCCTGAGGCGATTCCGGCTGCCGGAGAATTCCAAGGTGGAAGAGGTGAAGGCAGCAATGGAGAACGGGGTGCTGACGGTAACGGTGCCGAAGCAGGAAGTGAAGAAGCCCGATGTGAAGGGCATTGAAATTTCTGGTTGA